In one window of Mesoplodon densirostris isolate mMesDen1 chromosome 4, mMesDen1 primary haplotype, whole genome shotgun sequence DNA:
- the LOC132489202 gene encoding phospholipase B-like 1: MYNKTLLQHVVPQSLLAWQRVRVANMMANGGKQWAEVFSKYNSGTYNNQYMVLDLKKVNLNYSLDKGTLYIVEQIPTYVEYSEQTDVLRTGYWPSYNIPFHEKIYNWSGYPMLVKKLGLDYSYDLASRAKIFRHDQGKVTDMESMKYIMRYNNYKNDTYSKGDPCNTTCCREDLNSLNPSPGGCYDTKVADIYLASKYTAYAISGPTVQGGLPVFHWSRFNKTLHEGMPEAYNFDFITMKPIL, encoded by the coding sequence ATGTATAACAAAACCCTACTGCAGCACGTGGTACCCCAGTCTCTCCTGGCCTGGCAAAGAGTCCGGGTGGCCAATATGATGGCAAACGGAGGCAAGCAGTGGGCAGAGGTCTTTTCAAAATATAACTCTGGCACGTATAACAATCAGTACATGGTCCTGGACCTGAAGAAGGTAAATCTGAACTACAGCCTTGATAAAGGCACTCTGTACATTGTGGAGCAAATTCCGACATATGTAGAATATTCTGAACAAACCGACGTTCTGCGGACAGGATACTGGCCCTCCTACAACATTCCTTtccatgaaaaaatctacaactgGAGTGGCTATCCAATGTTGGTTAAGAAGCTGGGTTTGGACTACTCTTATGATCTGGCTTCACGAGCCAAAATCTTCCGGCATGACCAAGGGAAAGTGACTGATATGGAGTCCATGAAATATATCATGCGATACAACAATTACAAGAACGATACTTACAGTAAAGGTGATCCCTGCAATACCACCTGCTGCCGTGAGGACCTGAACTCACTTAATCCAAGTCCTGGAGGTTGCTATGACACCAAGGTGGCAGATATCTACCTGGCATCCAAGTACACAGCCTATGCCATTAGTGGGCCCACAGTACAAGGTGGCCTCCCTGTTTTTCACTGGAGCCGTTTCAACAAAACTCTCCATGAGGGCATGCCAGAGGCCTACAACTTTGATTTTATTACCATGAAACCAATTCTGTAA